From Aspergillus chevalieri M1 DNA, chromosome 4, nearly complete sequence, a single genomic window includes:
- the smc4 gene encoding condensin subunit SMC4 (COG:D;~EggNog:ENOG410PFHT;~InterPro:IPR010935,IPR003395,IPR041738,IPR027417, IPR024704,IPR036277;~PFAM:PF06470,PF02463;~antiSMASH:Cluster_4.2;~go_component: GO:0005694 - chromosome [Evidence IEA];~go_function: GO:0005515 - protein binding [Evidence IEA];~go_function: GO:0005524 - ATP binding [Evidence IEA];~go_process: GO:0051276 - chromosome organization [Evidence IEA]) codes for MSTIAKGRPSRRSAPRRSYVVESTPDSEDSGNVTPTPSNHGGADDDDEEEEEEEYTPVPKRTSTSRQSMPRQSMTRQSRRQSTASTASSVSSASRASSRASTASRPVSRASRASRAPTAEPATPSTTRPARKSRRSMSGEPVQTSQASDSNEDGDSVASMGEEPQSPSQAAAATLKRKKTSASPQSQAPSRRSSIAPLADITDSAVNQTPKPTEEQKSQISIINPNTTVLEKPMDIMMKSRNVAPPEPQEPEGPKTRLMMTTLVLTNFKSYAGQQIVGPFHASFSSVVGPNGSGKSNVIDALLFVFGFRASKMRQGKISALIHNSANYPDLPYCEVEVHFQEVMDLPTGEHEVVPDSQLIISRKAFKNNTSKYYMNGKESSFNTVGAFLRDRGVDLDHKRFLILQGEVESISQMKSKAANEHEDGLLEYLEDIIGTSKYKTPIDEAANELESLNDVCVEKNNRVQHVEKEKAGLEDQKNKALSYIRDENEMAEKQSALYQIYINECLDNIRVTEEAILQMQELLNLELEKHEGNQSGIKDIEKTYKRGLKEYESMEKEVQSLTKEMAKYDKESVKFDEKKKFLVGKQKKLEKSMHSTRLAASECQSLVEKHTHDIEKKTAETNELEKEMKVEEQELSTIRDGLKGKTQGLSDKITAKQRSLEPWDEKINQKQSAIAVAQSELDILRERSNAGTVLLEEAQSKVSSIEETLAAKQDDLEEHKSQKATLEEEVAKLKSDLKKYTAREPEVRTHVSSARQKADEARASLHSTQNRGSVLTGLMRLKESGRIDGFHGRLGNLGTIDEKYDVAISTACPALENMVVESVEVGQQCIDYLRKNNLGRANFILLDRLPRRDMSSIYTPESVPRLFDLVKPKDPKFAPAFYSVMQNTLVAKDLEQANRIAYGARRWRVVTLDGQLIDVSGTMSGGGTRVARGGMSSKQVADTSREQVAKLEGDLEETERKFLVFQEKQRNIESMMREKTEEIPRIDTKIQKITLEIESASRGLADAQRRVKELGAEHKPSKTDAGQAAVLEKQIASLEEEIEGLREQRGGIEEEIQTLQDKIMEVGGVRLRSQKAKVDGLKEQISMLAEEISNAEVEKSKNEKQIAKHQKSRADAEKELEQVSEGLEKLEADVENQTNDASGWRQRVEDAQEALETKKGELKSMKDELDDKVAGLNESRAIEIEMRNKLEENQKALSENEKRGRYWQEKLSNLTLQNVSDLGDDEQEPAELQTFTKDELDEMNKESLKAIIAALEEKTQSASVDLSVIEEYRRRTAEHSSRSADLATALASRDSAKARLDGLRSARLNGFMEGFGIISLRLKEMYQMITMGGNAELELVDSLDPFSEGIMFSVMPPKKSWKNISNLSGGEKTLSSLALVFALHHYKPTPLYVMDEIDAALDFRNVSIVASYIKERTKNAQFIVISLRNNMFELASRLVGVYKVNHMTKSVTIENKDYITGR; via the exons ATGTCGACAATCGCAAAGGGTAGGCCGTCGCGCCGTTCTGCCCCCCGAAGAAGCTACGTCGTCGAATCGACGCCCGATTCAGAAGACTCCGGCAATGTCACACCGACCCCCTCCAACCACGGCGGagccgacgacgacgatgaagaagaggaagaagaggagtaCACACCGGTACCCAAAAGAACTTCGACGAGCAGACAGTCCATGCCAAGACAATCCATGACCAGacagtctcgacgacaatCCACGGCTTCGACCGCCTCCTCGGTCTCCTCAGCCTCAAGGGCCTCTTCCAGGGCCTCCACAGCCTCAAGACCAGTGTCGAGGGCATCAAGAGCGTCCAGAGCCCCCACTGCCGAACCAGCTACCCCGAGTACTACGCGCCCCGCACGAAAGTCACGGCGATCGATGTCAGGAGAGCCTGTGCAAACGTCCCAGGCCAGCGATTCGAACGAGGATGGCGACTCTGTCGCTAGTATGGGAGAAGAACCCCAGTCGCCTTCACAAGCAGCGGCAGCAACTTTGAAGAGAAAGA AGACATCAGCCTCGCCGCAATCGCAAGCGCCGTCACGACGAAGCAGCATTGCGCCACTTGCCGATATTACCGACTCCGCTGTGAACCAGACGCCGAAGCCCACAGAGGAGCAAAAGTCGCAGATCTCCATTATCAACCCGAACACGACGGTCCTCGAAAAGCCCATGGACATCATGATGAAGTCCCGCAACGTTGCACCGCCAGAGCCCCAGGAACCTGAAGGGCCCAAGACCCgcttgatgatgacgactTTGGTTCTAACCAACTTCAAGAGTTATGCAGGACAGCAGATTGTCGGACCGTTCCACGCATCGTTCTCCTCCGTCGTCGGACCAAACGGATCCGGAAAGTCGAACGTTATCGACGCCCTCCTGTTTGTGTTTGGTTTCCGAGCTAGCAAGATGAGACAGGGCAAAATTTCGGCCCTTATCCATAACTCCGCGAACTACCCCGACCTGCCATACTGTGAAGTCGAAGTTCATTTTCAGGAGGTCATGGACCTGCCAACCGGAGAACACGAAGTAGTCCCAGATTCCCAACTGATAATTTCACGCAAAGCGTTTAAGAATAACACCAGCAAATACTACATGAACGGTAAAGAAAGCAGCTTTAACACAGTCGGAGCATTCCTGCGCGACCGCGGAGTCGACCTCGATCACAAACGCTTCCTGATCTTGCAAGGTGAAGTCGAATCCATTTCGCAGATGAAATCCAAAGCGGCCAACGAGCACGAGGATGGACTCCTGGAATACCTCGAAGACATTATCGGCACGTCAAAGTACAAGACCCCCATTGACGAAGCTGCTAACGAACTCGAATCGTTAAATGACGTTTGTGTCGAGAAGAACAACCGTGTCCAGCAtgtggagaaggagaaggcagGCCTCGAAGACCAGAAGAACAAGGCACTGTCTTACATCCGCGACGAGAACGAGATGGCGGAGAAACAGTCGGCCTTGTATCAGATCTACATCAACGAATGCCTTGACAACATTCGTGTCACCGAAGAAGCGATCTTGCAAATGCAGGAACTTTTGAATCTTGAGCTTGAGAAACATGAAGGCAACCAGTCTGGCATTAAGGATATCGAAAAAACCTACAAACGCGGGTTGAAGGAATACGAGAGCATGGAGAAAGAGGTCCAGAGCTTGACGAAAGAAATGGCCAAGTACGATAAGGAATCAGTGAAATtcgatgagaagaagaaatttcTTGTTggaaagcaaaagaagctcGAAAAGTCCATGCATTCTACTCGTCTGGCGGCATCCGAATGCCAAAGTCTTGTCGAGAAGCATACTCACGACATTGAGAAGAAGACAGCGGAAACAAACGAGCTCgaaaaagagatgaaggttgaagaacaggagctGTCGACCATTCGTGATGGCCTAAAGGGTAAGACACAAGGCCTGTCCGATAAGATTACTGCCAAGCAACGATCCTTGGAGCCCTGGGACGAAAAGATCAACCAGAAACAGTCCGCAATTGCTGTTGCGCAGAGTGAACTCGATATCCTCCGCGAGAGAAGCAATGCTGGTACTGTCTTGTTGGAAGAAGCGCAGTCGAAGGTCTCGTCGATTGAGGAAACGCTTGCGGCGAAACAAGATGACCTGGAAGAGCACAAGTCCCAGAAAGCTACGCTGGAGGAAGAGGTGGCCAAACTAAAGAGCGACCTCAAGAAGTACACTGCGCGAGAGCCAGAAGTTCGCACCCATGTTTCTAGTGCACGTCAAAAAGCGGACGAGGCGAGGGCTAGTCTGCACAGTACCCAAAACCGTGGCAGCGTGTTGACCGGTCTCATGCGTCTCAAGGAGTCGGGACGTATTGATGGATTCCATGGAAGATTAGGAAACCTTGGTACGATCGACGAGAAATACGATGTCGCCATTTCGACTGCGTGCCCAGCGCTGGAGAATATGGTTGTGGAATCCGTCGAAGTCGGTCAGCAATGTATCGACTACTTGAGAAAGAACAACCTTGGTCGTGCCAATTTCATTCTTCTCGACCGTCTGCCCCGCAGGGACATGTCGAGTATCTACACTCCCGAGAGTGTTCCGCGTCTTTTCGATCTAGTCAAGCCCAAAGACCCTAAGTTTGCACCGGCTTTCTACAGTGTTATGCAAAACACGCTTGTCGCCAAGGACCTTGAGCAGGCGAACCGCATCGCTTATGGTGCTCGTCGCTGGCGTGTCGTGACACTGGACGGTCAACTCATCGACGTGTCCGGTACCATGAGTGGAGGTGGAACACGCGTTGCCCGCGGCGGAATGTCCTCGAAGCAGGTCGCCGACACGAGCAGGGAACAAGTGGCCAAACTGGAAGGAGACCTCGAGGAGACAGAAAGGAAATTTCTCGTCTTCCAGGAGAAGCAACGGAATATTGAGTCTATGATGCGCGAGAAGACCGAAGAGATTCCTCGAATCGATACCAAGATCCAGAAGATCACGCTCGAAATTGAGAGTGCCAGTCGTGGTCTGGCCGATGCCCAACGCAGAGTCAAGGAACTGGGTGCGGAGCACAAGCCTTCCAAGACCGATGCTGGCCAGGCGGCTGTTCTCGAGAAGCAGATTGCTTCCCTTGAGGAGGAAATCGAAGGGCTCCGTGAACAGAGGGGTGGAATCGAAGAGGAGATCCAAACCCTCCAAGACAAGATCATGGAAGTTGGTGGTGTCCGGCTGCGTAGCCAAAAGGCCAAGGTCGACGGTCTGAAGGAACAGATCAGCATGCTTGCCGAGGAGATCTCCAACGCTGAAGTCGAGAAGTCCAAGAATGAGAAGCAGATTGCCAAGCACCAGAAATCTCGTGCTGATGCTGAAAAGGAACTTGAGCAGGTCTCTGAGGGTctggagaagttggaggCGGATGTGGAGAATCAGACCAACGACGCATCTGGCTGGAGGCAAAGGGTTGAAGATGCTCAAGAG GCTCTCGAGACGAAGAAGGGTGAACTCAAGTCCATGAAGGATGAGCTGGATGATAAGGTGGCGGGGTTGAACGAAAGCCGAGCTATCGAGATTGAAATGCGCAACAAGCTCGAAGAAAACCAGAAAGCCCTCTCCGAAAACGAGAAACGAGGACGATACTGGCAGGAGAAGTTATCGAACTTGACGCTTCAGAATGTCAGTGACCTTGGCGATGATGAACAGGAACCCGCCGAGCTCCAAACCTTCACCAAGGATGAGCTGGACGAGATGAACAAGGAATCTCTGAAAGCTATCATCGCAGCACTCGAGGAGAAGACCCAGAGCGCGTCTGTCGACTTGTCAGTCATCGAGGAATACCGCCGCCGTACAGCCGAACATTCGTCCCGTTCCGCCGATTTGGCCACAGCTCTGGCATCCCGTGACAGCGCCAAGGCACGTCTTGATGGTCTCCGGTCCGCTCGCTTGAACGGCTTCATGGAGGGCTTCGGCATTATCTCGCTCCGTCTGAAGGAAATGTACCAGATGATCACCATGGGTGGTAACGCGGAGCTGGAATTGGTCGACTCCCTTGATCCGTTCTCAGAGGGTATCATGTTCTCTGTGATGCCGCCGAAGAAGAGCTGGAAGAACATCAGTAACTTGTCTGGTGGTGAAAAGACGCTGTCGAGTTTGGCGTTAGTTTTTGCGCTCCATCACTACAAGCCAACGCCGCTGTATGTCATGGACGAGATTGACGCTGCCCTCGACTTTAGAAAC GTCTCGATTGTGGCGTCGTATATCAAGGAGAGGACGAAGAATGCACAGTTTATCGTTATTTCGCTCAGAAACAACATG TTCGAACTTGCCTCTCGCCTGGTGGGAGTGTACAAGGTCAACCATATGACCAAGAGTGTAACGATTGAAAACAAGGATTATATCACGGGACGATAA
- a CDS encoding NAD(P)/FAD-dependent oxidoreductase (COG:S;~EggNog:ENOG410PMCW;~InterPro:IPR006076,IPR036188;~PFAM:PF01266,PF13450;~go_function: GO:0016491 - oxidoreductase activity [Evidence IEA];~go_process: GO:0055114 - oxidation-reduction process [Evidence IEA]), giving the protein MPQGNTLPNQAPSLSYWQRTTRSFPHLHANNTNPVPTSAKYVVIGSGIAGALTAFELLEAGVNAKEVVILEAREAAGGASSRNAGHVRPDAFRGFTAYSKVHGKEQALKIIANERLVLQKVDEFVNKHSVACDFHRTMTFDVCMTPEFAKYEAASISAYRDAGGDVSHINYYTGTEAQEKTKVPGAVAAYEWSAGSSHPAKLAQFLLNSVIGRGARLFTFCPAMAITQSSDARPGLWNVHTPRRTLTTEKVIHCTNAHAAFLLPLLDNYITPNRAQAHSLIPTAAFTGTNILQNTFSLRYSLHHFYSLVQRQADGTLILGVSRSNPTLSRETIDGQLSTDDSKYNWEIAQDALRSFGEIFPSYEPGALMHGEGLDHAWTGIIAMTADSVPFVGEVEELPGQFVCAGFNGHGMARIFTCAPGIVKLVLGKQWEETGLPECFQISTERLGRLSSQAVPSVW; this is encoded by the exons ATGCCCCAAGGAAACACCCTTCCCAACCAAGCCCCCAGTCTAAGCTACTGGCAACGCACAACCCGCTCCTTCCCCCATCTCCACGCAAACAACACGAACCCCGTTCCAACCTCGGCAAAGTACGTTGTCATCGGGTCGGGCATTGCAGGGGCCCTCACAGCGTTCGAACTACTCGAGGCAGGCGTTAATGCCAAAGAGGTTGTTATCCTCGAGGCGAGAGAGGCGGCTGGTGGTGCTAGTTCGCGGAATGCGGGGCATGTGAGACCGG ATGCATTCCGGGGCTTTACGGCGTATTCCAAAGTCCATGGCAAAGAACAAGCATTGAAGATCATCGCGAACGAGCGCCTCGTTCTACAAAAAGTAGATGAATTCGTGAACAAGCATAGCGTCGCCTGCGACTTCCACCGCACGATGACATTCGACGTCTGCATGACACCCGAATTCGCAAAATACGAAGCTGCGAGCATCAGTGCATACAGGGATGCAGGCGGTGATGTATCCCATATCAACTACTACACTGGAACAGAAGCGCAGGAGAAGACGAAAGTCCCCGGCGCGGTAGCTGCGTACGAATGGTCTGCTGGTTCGAGCCATCCGGCGAAATTGGCTCAATTCCTTTTAAACAGTGTGATAGGAAGAGGCGCGAGGCTGTTCACTTTCTGTCCGGCCATGGCTATAACACAGTCATCAGATGCTAGGCCTGGGCTATGGAATGTCCATACGCCCCGGAGAACACTGACGACTGAAAAAGTGATACACTGCACCAACGCGCATGCAGCGTTTCTACTACCCCTGCTGGACAACTACATCACGCCGAACCGCGCTCAGGCACATTCATTAATCCCAACGGCTGCATTTACAGGGACAAATATCCTCCAAAACACATTCTCGCTACGCTACAGTCTGCACCATTTCTACTCCTTGGTTCAGCGACAAGCAGACGGTACGCTTATCCTTGGCGTGTCGAGGTCAAATCCTACGCTTAGCAGGGAGACGATTGACGGGCAGTTGAGTACGGACGACAGCAAGTACAATTGGGAGATTGCGCAGGATGCACTGCGTAGCTTTGGGGAAATTTTTCCgagttatgagcccggggCCTTGATGCATGGTGAGGGATTGGACCATGCTTGGACGGGCATTATTGCGATGACGGCAGATTCGGTGCCGTTTGTtggggaggttgaggagctTCCGGGGCAGTTTGTTTGTGCGGGATTCAATGGGCATG GTATGGCGCGCATTTTTACGTGTGCGCCGGGGATTGTTAAGTTGGTGCTTGGGAAGCAGTGGGAGGAAACGGGTTTACCTGAGTGCTTTCAAATCAGTACAGAGAGACTGGGTAGACTGTCGTCTCAAGCCGTGCCATCAGTTTGGTGA
- a CDS encoding uncharacterized protein (antiSMASH:Cluster_4.2): MNSPVVSSNIHQRSFTITEYILGLQRNYKSYTENQPSCTAITIITTVPPAAVTTAVLEALEAPVALVVLEVLEVLAAPALTIAPVSRNSVHRALVPTITRLHTTTSKVPGPDSAVQVPTTALDSVLGLGLMDIITDPDTMDLDIVVLVRPVSDTMAVHLGTMAITAIMDRTSLTSNTITDFWERFCITVTINHNP, from the exons ATGAATAGCCCGGTAGTATCCTCTAACATTCATCAGCGTTCTTTCACAATCACAGAGTACATACTCGGGCTCCAGCGGAACTACAAGTCATACACCGAAAACCAACCATCATGCAcggccatcaccatcatcaccacgGTCCCCCCGGCGGCGGTCACCACGGCGGTCCTGGAGGCCCTGGAGGCCCCGGTGGCCCTGGTGGTTTTGGAGGTCCTGGAGGTCTTGGCGGCCCCGGCCCTCACCATAGCCCCGGTTTCGAGAAATTCAGTCCACCGGGCACTGGTTCCCACGATAACCCGCCTCCATACCACCACATCGAAGGTCCCAGGTCCAGATTCGGCGGTCCAGGTCCCAACCACGGCCCTGGATTCGGTCCTGGGCCTGGGCCTCATGGACATCATCACGGACCCGGACACCATGGACCTGGACATCGTGGTCCTGGTTCGGCCGGTTTCGGACACCATGGCGGTccacctgggcaccatggcCATCACAGCCATCATGGACCG CACTAGTCTCACCAGCAACACCATCACGGACTTCTGGGAAAGATTTTGCATCACCGTCACCATAAACCATAATCCTTAG
- a CDS encoding uncharacterized protein (COG:Q;~EggNog:ENOG410PHSG;~InterPro:IPR020946,IPR036188,IPR000960;~PFAM:PF07992,PF13454;~go_function: GO:0004499 - N,N-dimethylaniline monooxygenase activity [Evidence IEA];~go_function: GO:0050660 - flavin adenine dinucleotide binding [Evidence IEA];~go_function: GO:0050661 - NADP binding [Evidence IEA];~go_process: GO:0055114 - oxidation-reduction process [Evidence IEA]), with translation MPAKSVAIIGAGPAGAITVDALMQEKTFDSVRVFERQDQSGGCWIYRPNEPRLPLDIDKLSARTADTPIPIPPQLPCHAPAVSQNRFADSHIYPTLETNVDASVMSFSQEAIPPVRSERSIALHGPDTPFRHHTVVKKYIDDLFNRNGYQDLVEYNTTVERAVKSPESGKWELTLRRGEKGNVDYWWTESFDGLVIATGHYSVPYIPAIPGLKEFAERYPGSVEHTKQYRGPEGYRGKRIVTVGASVSAADTAVSLIDHAQAPIYTVTRGKYNVYFGGHAFKHPQLSERPPISHISVDNRTVHFEDGTSAAGVDHIIFGTGFTWTLPFLPDIPTRNNRVPDLYQHVFYQQDPSLVFIGAVGTGLTFKIFEWQAVAAARVLAGKASLPPLHDQRRWETDRIAERGDGPSFTLIHPDFKEYFEEMRRLAGEPGEGQPGRKLPVFEQKWVDDFWAGHERRIKMWTTLNGEGRGYRL, from the exons ATGCCAGCGAAAAGCGTCGCGATTATCGGCGCGGGGCCTGCAGGCGCCATCACTGTCGATGCTCTGATGCAGGAAAAGACCTTTGATTCGGTCCGGGTATTCGAGCGCCAGGACCAATCTGGTGGATGCTG GATCTATCGCCCAAATGAACCCCGACTCCCGCTGGACATCGACAAACTCTCCGCCAGGACGGCCGACACGCCCATTCCCATCCCCCCTCAACTGCCCTGCCATGCCCCCGCCGTTTCACAGAACCGTTTCGCCGACTCACACATCTACCCCACGCTCGAAACCAATGTCGACGCTTCGGTTATGTCGTTTTCGCAGGAGGCCATTCCCCCCGTCCGATCTGAGCGGTCGATTGCCCTGCACGGTCCGGATACGCCGTTTCGGCACCACACCGTTGTCAAGAAATATATCGACGATTTGTTCAATCGCAATGGGTATCAGGATCTGGTCGAGTATAATACCACGGTCGAGCGGGCGGTGAAGAGTCCGGAGTCGGGGAAGTGGGAGCTCACGTTGCGGCGGGGTGAGAAGGGGAATGTGGATTATTGGTGGACGGAGTCGTTTGACGGTCTTGTTATTGCGACGGGGCATTATTCCGTACCGTATATTCCTGCTATTCCTGGGCTGAAGGAGTTTGCAGAGCGGTATCCGGGGAGTGTTGAGCATACGAAGCAATATCGGGGTCCGGAGGGGTATCGCGGGAAG CGAATCGTTACAGTGGGAGCATCCGTCTCCGCAGCAGACACAGCAGTTAGCCTGATCGACCATGCCCAAGCACCCATCTACACCGTCACCCGTGGGAAATACAACGTCTATTTCGGAGGACATGCATTCAAGCATCCCCAGCTCTCTGAACGGCCGCCTATCTCGCATATTTCCGTCGACAATCGAACCGTCCATTTCGAAGATGGCACCTCCGCGGCAGGTGTAGACCACATTATCTTCGGGACTGGTTTTACATGGACACTCCCGTTCCTCCCTGACATTCCAACCAGAAATAACCGCGTGCCGGATTTATACCAGCATGTCTTCTATCAGCAAGATCCAAGTCTAGTCTTCATTGGCGCT GTCGGTACCGGTCTAACCTTCAAAATCTTCGAATGGCAAGCCGTCGCAGCAGCCCGCGTCCTCGCCGGCAAGGCTTCCCTCCCACCCCTCCACGATCAACGGCGCTGGGAAACAGACCGCATCGCTGAAAGAGGCGATGGGCCCAGCTTCACATTAATACATCCGGATTTCAAGGAGTACTTCGAGGAGATGAGACGGTTAGCTGGGGAGCCTGGGGAGGGGCAGCCCGGGCGAAAGTTGCCTGTTTTTGAGCAGAAGTGGGTGGATGATTTCTGGGCTGGACATGAGAGGAGGATTAAGATGTGGACGACGTTAAATGGGGAGGGCAGGGGGTATCGGTTGTGA
- a CDS encoding glycoside hydrolase family 16 protein (CAZy:GH16;~COG:G;~EggNog:ENOG410PJVM;~InterPro:IPR000757,IPR013320;~PFAM:PF00722;~SECRETED:SignalP(1-19);~TransMembrane:1 (n5-15c19/20o296-318i);~go_function: GO:0004553 - hydrolase activity, hydrolyzing O-glycosyl compounds [Evidence IEA];~go_process: GO:0005975 - carbohydrate metabolic process [Evidence IEA]) → MLARFFIGLLLACIASVHAQTFTDCNPTKEDCPADPALGTNHTWVFNGTQDENIWTTTNGEIDWTENGAEFSIKKKLDSPTLQSKFYIFFGIVESHVKMAKGGGIISSVVLQSDDLDEIDWEWVGYNTSQVQSNYYGKGNDSSYDRGGYHDVSNADTEFHNYTTYWTKDKVEWWIDQELVRTLNYEDALDGKNFPQTPSNIRFGIWPAGDSGNPLGTIEWAGGEVDYDKGPYTMVVEKVRVHDFSSGKEYEYTDKTGDWESINVVEGNSTTVTELNKPPPKSLSEKWDELPTGAKAGVGIGAGAVGAIGIAAMILYCIRQRRKGRLEHALDDSNWNQDRAEMSNFQSDWKQSEFRNKGYQPVS, encoded by the exons ATGCTTGCCCGCTTCTTCATCGGCCTGTTGCTGGCCTGTATCGCCTCCGTCCATGCCCAGACCTTTACCGATTGTAACCCGACTAAAGAGGACTGTCCGGCAGACCCTGCTCTGGGTACAAACCACACGTGGGTTTTCAACGGAACCCAAGACGAGAACATttggaccacgaccaatggcGAAATCGACTGGACCGAGAACGGCGCCGAATTCTCCATTAAAAAGAAGCTGGACTCCCCCACCCTGCAGTCCAAGTTTTACATCTTCTTCGGCATTGTCGAGTCGCACGTCAAGATGGCCAAGGGTGGTGGTATTATCAGCAGTGTTGTCTTGCAGTCTGACGACTTGGACGAGATTGACTGGGAATGGGTCGGTTACAACACCTCCCAGGTGCAGTCTAACTACTACGGCAAAGGAAACGACTCGAGCTACGACCGCGGCGGTTACCACGACGTCTCCAACGCTGACACCGAGTTCCACAACTACACTACCTACTGGACCAAGGACAAGGTGGAGTGGTGGATTGACCAGGAATTGGTCCGCACTCTAAACTATGAAGACGCTTTGGATGGAAAGAACTTCCCTCAGACGCCGAGTAACATTCGTTTTGGTATCTGGCCCGCCGGTGACTCTGGTAACCCCCTGGGTACTATTGAGTGGGCAGGAGGTGAGGTCGACTACGACAAGGGTCCCTACACCATGGTCGTAGAAAAGGTCCGTGTGCACGACTTCTCGTCCGGCAAAGAGTACGAATATACAGACAAGACCGGTGACTGGGAGAGCATCAATGTGGTCGA GGGCAACTCTACCACAGTGACCGAGCTGAACAAACCGCCACCAAAGTCTCTTTCCGAGAAGTGGGATGAACTGCCTACCGGTGCCAAGGCTGGTGTTGGTATCGGTGCTGGTGCCGTCGGCGCCATTGGCATCGCCGCCATGATCCTCTACTGCATCAGACAGCGCCGCAAGGGCCGCCTCGAACACGCTCTCGACGACTCCAACTGGAACCAAGACCGGGCCGAGATGAGCAACTTCCAGTCCGACTGGAAGCAAAGTGAATTCCGGAACAAAGGCTACCAGCCGGTTTCTTAG
- a CDS encoding uncharacterized protein (COG:S;~EggNog:ENOG410Q1WJ;~TransMembrane:1 (o20-43i)): MAPILARQSSDSGNTCPSTISGGGIAGIVIGSIAGTLLLIWLWKVCTLKGAWSGGEPDVGYVPGAGTSSRGRRRRRRTSSPSVVEYVEKGSRSRPRYEPRRPARVYMT, from the exons ATG GCCCCCATCCTCGCCCGCCAATCCTCCGACAGCGGTAATACCTGCCCCAGTACCATATCCGGCGGCGGCATCGCAGGCATCGTCATCGGATCGATCGCCGGCACACTGCTGCTGATTTGGCTATGGAAAGTGTGCACTTTGAAGGGTGCTTGGAGCGGTGGAGAGCCCGATGTCGGATATGTTCCTGGAGCCGGGACCAGCAGTCGGGGTCGACGGCGCAGACGGCGCACGAGTAGTCCGTCGGTGGTGGAATACGTGGAGAAGGGGAGCCGTTCGCGACCGCGGTATGAGCCGAGACGGCCGGCGAGGGTGTATATGACTTGA
- a CDS encoding uncharacterized protein (COG:E;~EggNog:ENOG410PHIF;~InterPro:IPR023209;~go_function: GO:0003884 - D-amino-acid oxidase activity [Evidence IEA];~go_function: GO:0071949 - FAD binding [Evidence IEA];~go_process: GO:0046416 - D-amino acid metabolic process [Evidence IEA]), whose amino-acid sequence MHAGDAGLLLVARDFPSDISVNYISPWAGAYHRPVLDSSLQALKEINQVQRTYGFFKRVAANESAVSILIKGEEHFESPSQEYLDYQSVRTNI is encoded by the coding sequence ATGCATGCGGGTGACGCAGGCCTTCTGCTTGTAGCGAGAGACTTCCCTTCCGACATCTCGGTCAACTACATCTCCCCGTGGGCAGGAGCATATCATCGGCCAGTGCTAGACTCATCGCTTCAGGCGCTCAAGGAAATCAACCAAGTGCAACGGACGTATGGCTTTTTCAAGCGGGTTGCAGCCAACGAGTCAGCAGTGAGTATCTTAATCAAGGGCGAGGAGCACTTTGAATCCCCATCCCAGGAATACCTGGATTACCAGAGTGTGCGTACTAATATCTAG